In Clostridium sporogenes, one genomic interval encodes:
- a CDS encoding MarR family winged helix-turn-helix transcriptional regulator, giving the protein MKKRNLLNKYIAMIDRASQGYLDEALKKYELSSGTYPFILALYDNEGINQNALSEYVKVDKALSARAIKKLIELGYVEKIINSKDARAYKLYLTEKAKAVVPEIRKASDGWLHIITNGLTEEEKENAECLLKNMYMNIKESKAKN; this is encoded by the coding sequence ATGAAAAAAAGAAATCTTTTAAACAAATATATAGCAATGATAGATAGAGCGTCGCAAGGTTATTTAGATGAAGCCTTAAAGAAGTATGAGTTAAGTTCAGGAACATATCCTTTTATTTTGGCATTATATGACAATGAAGGCATAAATCAAAATGCTTTAAGTGAGTATGTAAAAGTAGATAAGGCTCTTTCTGCTAGAGCTATAAAAAAGCTTATAGAACTTGGATATGTAGAAAAAATTATAAATAGTAAAGATGCAAGAGCATATAAATTATATCTTACAGAAAAGGCTAAGGCTGTTGTTCCAGAAATTAGGAAAGCCTCAGATGGTTGGTTACATATAATAACTAATGGCTTAACAGAGGAAGAGAAAGAAAATGCAGAATGTTTACTAAAAAATATGTATATGAATATTAAGGAGTCTAAAGCTAAAAACTAA
- a CDS encoding DEAD/DEAH box helicase — protein sequence MLFENLEIIKPIQKALKEEGYKKTTPIQEKSIPYILDGKDLVGCAQTGTGKTAAFAVPVLQNLSKDKKVNKNPRTIRALVLAPTRELAIQIGESFECYGKYINLKSAVIFGGVSQNPQTKVLREGVDILIATPGRMLDLFNQKYIDLRNIECFVLDEADRMLDMGMIHDVKKIISKLPKGRQNLLFSATMPSEITKLVDSIVKDPIRVEVTPVSSTVDTITQEVYHVRKKQKRSLLKHLLKDESIESALVFSTTKRGANMIAKDLVEAGIEAEAIHGNKSQNARQRALNNFKEGKIRVLVATDIAARGIDVNELSHVFNYNLPDIPETYVHRIGRTGRAGAKGVAISFCDIEETKSLKAIEKLIHKEIPVVEDHPYKIRHINEDEVKKENTKNNSNKRPSSKRQGGNWKYSNNRRKNNSTKQIKK from the coding sequence ATGTTATTTGAAAATTTAGAGATAATTAAGCCTATTCAAAAGGCTTTAAAAGAAGAAGGATATAAAAAAACTACCCCAATACAAGAAAAATCTATTCCTTATATATTAGATGGAAAAGATTTGGTTGGTTGTGCACAAACTGGTACTGGAAAAACAGCAGCCTTTGCAGTTCCTGTATTACAAAATCTTTCTAAGGATAAGAAGGTTAATAAAAATCCTAGAACTATTAGAGCATTGGTATTAGCTCCTACTAGAGAACTTGCTATTCAAATAGGAGAAAGCTTTGAATGCTATGGTAAATATATAAATCTTAAAAGTGCAGTTATTTTTGGTGGAGTATCACAAAATCCTCAAACAAAGGTGCTTAGAGAAGGTGTGGATATACTAATTGCGACTCCAGGAAGAATGCTTGATTTATTTAATCAAAAGTATATTGATTTACGTAACATAGAATGTTTTGTTTTAGATGAGGCAGATCGTATGCTAGATATGGGTATGATTCATGATGTTAAAAAAATAATATCAAAGTTACCTAAGGGTAGGCAAAACTTATTATTTTCTGCAACCATGCCATCTGAAATTACAAAGCTAGTAGATTCTATTGTAAAAGATCCAATAAGAGTAGAAGTGACACCAGTTTCATCTACGGTAGATACTATTACACAAGAAGTATATCATGTTCGCAAAAAGCAAAAGAGATCTCTACTTAAACATTTGCTTAAAGATGAATCTATAGAGTCTGCTTTGGTATTTTCAACAACAAAACGTGGAGCAAATATGATTGCAAAAGATCTTGTTGAAGCAGGCATAGAAGCTGAAGCTATCCATGGCAATAAATCACAAAATGCAAGGCAACGTGCTTTAAATAATTTTAAGGAAGGTAAAATAAGAGTTTTAGTTGCAACAGATATAGCAGCAAGAGGTATAGATGTTAATGAACTATCTCATGTATTTAATTATAATCTGCCAGATATTCCTGAAACTTATGTTCATAGAATTGGACGTACTGGAAGAGCTGGAGCTAAAGGTGTTGCAATTTCTTTTTGTGATATTGAAGAAACAAAATCTCTTAAAGCTATTGAAAAACTTATTCATAAGGAGATACCAGTAGTAGAAGATCATCCTTATAAAATAAGACATATTAATGAGGATGAAGTTAAGAAGGAAAACACTAAAAATAATTCTAATAAAAGACCTTCCTCTAAAAGACAGGGTGGAAATTGGAAATATAGTAACAATAGAAGAAAGAATAATTCAACAAAACAGATTAAGAAATAA
- a CDS encoding ferritin-like domain-containing protein: MNKEELKTIKQAIINENEGYEFYKMVSKDTNSEEAKKAFLELAEEELKHVKWLKDLFTKLKDNKMDSIDLKEIQVASPKIFAWGNLDREGASKAVSVFGIGIQMERESVDFYKKAVKDTEVQEAKVIYEELAKWEQSHLEQFYKEYETLMEEWWSEQGFEPF; the protein is encoded by the coding sequence ATGAATAAGGAAGAATTAAAGACTATTAAGCAGGCTATAATAAATGAAAATGAAGGTTATGAATTTTATAAAATGGTGTCAAAAGATACAAATTCAGAAGAGGCTAAAAAAGCATTCCTAGAATTGGCAGAAGAAGAATTAAAACATGTGAAATGGTTAAAAGATTTATTCACTAAACTAAAAGATAATAAAATGGATAGCATAGACTTAAAAGAGATTCAAGTAGCTTCACCAAAGATATTTGCTTGGGGAAATTTAGATAGGGAAGGTGCTTCAAAAGCAGTGTCAGTATTTGGTATAGGGATTCAAATGGAAAGAGAGTCTGTAGACTTTTATAAAAAGGCTGTTAAAGATACAGAAGTTCAAGAGGCTAAAGTAATATATGAAGAATTAGCTAAGTGGGAACAAAGTCACTTAGAACAATTTTATAAAGAATATGAAACATTAATGGAAGAATGGTGGAGTGAGCAAGGATTCGAGCCATTTTAA